Proteins encoded in a region of the Oncorhynchus gorbuscha isolate QuinsamMale2020 ecotype Even-year unplaced genomic scaffold, OgorEven_v1.0 Un_scaffold_5535, whole genome shotgun sequence genome:
- the LOC124029107 gene encoding sorting nexin-15-like, which translates to CLKRRPEDVKEVIVWRRYSELKKLYGELSYTHRNLFRRQEEFPSFPGAQLFGRFDEGVIEERRSAAEVMLLFTTNIPALYNSPQLKDFFRGGEVIRPLDPSPLSSSTPLPPPLIPLPQRRGSDCEPAAEEEGTEAPIQPQKLGLSLGLDLVEPEVAAEAYSEMGGCPTTVTPTAEEEEEELTDLPDVPGDLKLDDRVLTPFRPCVLRTDQSQSQEEFDSLFDSVMREEPSEEVPPPPLSDNDLAIFDPCAKEGQRLRTHTHTHTHTHTHTHTHTHT; encoded by the exons TTTGTCTCAAGCGTCGTCCAGAGGACGTCAAAGAGGTGATAGTGTGGAGGAGGTACAGTGAACTGAAGAAGCTATATGGAGAGCTGtcctacacacacagaaacctgttcaggagacaggaggagttCCCTTCGTTCCCTGGCGCTCAGCTCTTTG gtaggTTTGATGAAGGGGTGatcgaggagaggaggagtgcagCTGAGGTCATGCTACTATTCACCACCAATATCCCTGCTCTCTACAACAGCCCTCAGCTTAAGGACTTCTTTAGG GGTGGTGAAGTGATCAGGCCGTtagacccctctcctctctcctcctccacccccctccctccccccctcatTCCCCTGCCACAGCGTCGAGGCTCAGACTGTGAACCTGCGGCGGAGGAGGAGGGGACCGAGGCCCCTATCCAACCCCAGAAGCTGGGGCTTTCACTGGGCTTGGATCTAGTCGAGCCTGAGGTTGCAGCTGAGGCCTACAGTGAGATGGGGGGTTGTCCTACTACAGTAACACCTACagctgaggaggaagaggaagagttaACGGACCTTCCTGATGTACCCGGCGATCTGAAGCTAGACGACAGAG TTCTCACTCCGTTCCGGCCCTGCGTCCTCAGAACAGACCAATCACAGTCTCAGGAGGAGTTTGATTCGCTGTTCGATTCTGTGATGCGGGAGGAGCCTTCAGAGGAAGTaccgccccctcctctctccgacAACGACCTCGCCATCTTCGACCCCTGTGCTAAAGAAGGTCAGAGgttacgcacgcacacacacacacacacacacacacacacacacacacacacacacacacacacaca